In Leptospira kanakyensis, a genomic segment contains:
- the mtnA gene encoding S-methyl-5-thioribose-1-phosphate isomerase, producing MPHPEFLPIQWKSTHLELLDQRILPGKKEFLKLTTAEETISAIREMAVRGAPAIAITGVFGLTLGAKLQSGAANPKEIETLLSSVLESRPTAVNLSFAIREAKKLVQGVSDWKEITKIWETYGLKMMEEDLAANKALGANGVSLFSKDQSEFHIITHCNTGALATAGHGTALGVIRSLRDAGKKVVVYADETRPFLQGSRLTAFEMMEEGIECYIITDGMSGWLMNHRKIDAVLVGCDRVAANGDTANKIGTYNLGIVAKEHGVPFYVCATKDSFDLNLKTGVEIPIEMRKESEVTQFDFLKSENGNYLFPEGKTSPVGARALNPSFDVTKAHLIKNFITEFGCFTPEEISLRLKSV from the coding sequence ATGCCTCACCCGGAATTTTTGCCCATCCAGTGGAAATCCACTCATTTAGAACTTCTCGACCAACGAATTCTCCCAGGGAAAAAGGAATTTTTAAAACTAACCACTGCGGAAGAGACTATTTCCGCAATCCGAGAAATGGCTGTTAGGGGAGCCCCTGCCATTGCCATCACTGGTGTTTTTGGTTTGACCTTAGGCGCCAAATTACAGTCAGGTGCTGCGAATCCAAAAGAAATAGAAACCTTACTTTCTTCTGTTTTAGAGTCTCGTCCAACGGCCGTTAATTTGAGTTTTGCCATTCGGGAAGCAAAAAAATTAGTACAAGGTGTTTCTGATTGGAAAGAGATAACAAAAATTTGGGAAACGTACGGTCTGAAAATGATGGAAGAAGATTTGGCTGCCAATAAAGCACTTGGTGCTAATGGAGTTTCACTGTTTTCTAAAGACCAATCCGAATTTCATATCATCACTCATTGTAATACGGGAGCTCTGGCAACAGCAGGGCATGGAACGGCACTTGGTGTCATTCGGAGCCTACGTGATGCGGGAAAAAAAGTGGTAGTTTATGCAGATGAAACTAGGCCTTTTTTACAAGGATCAAGGCTTACCGCTTTTGAGATGATGGAAGAGGGAATTGAATGTTATATCATTACCGATGGAATGAGTGGCTGGCTGATGAACCATCGTAAAATTGATGCCGTGCTTGTTGGTTGCGACCGTGTTGCTGCCAATGGAGATACTGCCAATAAAATAGGGACTTATAATTTGGGGATAGTGGCCAAAGAACATGGTGTTCCTTTTTATGTCTGTGCCACTAAAGATAGTTTTGACCTAAATTTAAAAACAGGTGTAGAAATTCCCATCGAAATGCGTAAAGAATCAGAGGTCACCCAGTTTGACTTTTTGAAATCTGAAAATGGAAATTATTTATTTCCGGAAGGGAAAACTTCACCTGTCGGAGCAAGGGCTTTGAATCCCTCGTTTGATGTCACAAAAGCTCATTTAATTAAAAACTTTATTACAGAATTTGGATGTTTTACGCCAGAGGAGATTTCTCTTCGTCTAAAGTCTGTATGA
- a CDS encoding DUF342 domain-containing protein, whose product MDVKNAPDFNPERGLKIQISEDRLTATLVAKPIWLLGGSMSNILIYEALDNASIHRDRILMKEVDKAAIEIDKILKDPTKVKEDFNFVVAQGNPAKQGESGWIKFYFPRAQRVVLKDDGSADYRNINKYVHVKEGERLATLFEGIAGEQGVDVLGNPIYPNPIDRPRLTLGKNVLPKTIEDPEKPGRQLKEYFASLSGVVFSTDNSLTVSPELNIESNIGLGTGNINFEGTIRVKGTIEEGAVVKCQGSLYLDGNVESSDVIVGEDLEVKGGVKSKGKGVIRIKGDLRTKFIENGNLEIDGDCIVENFILGSKILCLGNIILTGESSSIIGSDLVSYQGITVSSFGSTAQMDTVVEVGFHFRNDRLFTEGSSKLAEFERELEALVPEIQKIKEVVQRSRGKIDDARKEKFKEIFDAYQKKSKTVELLKSKIEELKGARYNQDNVKVVVRNTAHPGAVIKYRRQVEKITKAQSSFVMNFFPNQEKAMLTAFKGK is encoded by the coding sequence ATGGACGTAAAAAATGCACCGGACTTCAATCCGGAACGGGGACTGAAAATCCAAATCTCCGAGGATCGACTGACAGCAACATTGGTGGCAAAACCAATATGGTTGTTAGGTGGTTCTATGAGCAACATATTGATTTATGAAGCACTAGACAACGCGTCCATTCATAGGGATCGGATTTTGATGAAAGAGGTTGATAAAGCTGCCATCGAAATCGATAAAATTTTGAAAGATCCCACTAAGGTAAAAGAAGATTTTAATTTTGTAGTCGCACAAGGAAACCCCGCCAAACAAGGGGAAAGTGGTTGGATCAAATTTTATTTCCCCAGGGCCCAACGAGTTGTTTTGAAAGACGACGGATCCGCAGATTATAGAAACATTAATAAATACGTCCACGTAAAAGAGGGAGAAAGGTTAGCCACTTTGTTTGAAGGAATTGCCGGAGAACAAGGGGTAGATGTACTCGGAAATCCTATTTACCCTAATCCCATTGACAGACCAAGACTTACTTTAGGCAAAAACGTCCTTCCAAAAACCATCGAAGATCCGGAAAAACCAGGAAGACAACTAAAAGAATATTTTGCATCCTTAAGTGGAGTTGTATTTTCAACGGACAACTCTCTCACCGTATCACCAGAGTTAAATATTGAAAGTAACATTGGACTTGGAACAGGAAACATTAATTTTGAAGGAACCATCCGTGTCAAAGGAACCATCGAAGAAGGTGCTGTTGTCAAATGCCAAGGATCTCTTTATTTGGATGGGAACGTAGAATCTTCTGATGTCATCGTAGGTGAAGATTTAGAAGTCAAAGGTGGGGTTAAATCCAAAGGGAAAGGTGTCATTCGTATCAAAGGTGATCTTCGTACAAAGTTCATCGAAAACGGAAACCTTGAAATTGATGGGGATTGTATTGTAGAGAATTTTATTTTAGGAAGTAAAATCCTTTGTTTGGGAAATATCATTCTAACAGGTGAATCTTCTTCCATCATTGGATCAGACTTAGTTTCCTACCAAGGAATCACAGTGTCTTCTTTTGGATCCACAGCACAAATGGACACCGTTGTAGAAGTTGGATTTCATTTTAGAAATGATCGTTTGTTTACAGAAGGTAGTTCCAAACTAGCGGAGTTTGAAAGAGAACTAGAAGCCCTTGTCCCTGAAATCCAAAAGATCAAAGAAGTGGTACAAAGGTCTCGTGGCAAAATTGATGATGCGAGAAAAGAAAAGTTCAAAGAGATCTTTGATGCGTATCAGAAAAAAAGTAAAACCGTAGAACTATTAAAATCAAAAATCGAAGAACTGAAAGGGGCTCGTTATAACCAGGACAACGTGAAAGTTGTGGTTCGTAACACGGCTCACCCTGGTGCTGTCATCAAGTACAGAAGACAAGTGGAAAAAATCACGAAAGCGCAAAGCTCGTTTGTGATGAACTTTTTCCCCAACCAGGAAAAAGCAATGTTAACGGCTTTTAAAGGCAAATAA
- a CDS encoding CHAT domain-containing protein, translating into MLSLIIDRVGNVNIFNVLEDNLPVEESHIQSTLDDDLIFEYLGEVERLVHVSQSVLSNPNQILNADILQDLKVLGETFYQQFFPLSIIEKLKNTSKHSIHFNIDPALALVPWELLHDGTSFLSDKFRIGKTIRGGLHRPTRHENRKIKMLIIADPTEDLPHAQKEGEVLFSVLSQKVPTHLLELEFIGGKQVTKLKLLSLIKDKHIIHYSGHLHFSDDSLENGWLLSDGKVLKAREIKSTGIDTDLVFSNSCMSAKYAGKKLNTNIMNQYAGAFLTAGIKTFVGTNWEILDNERTIDFTVRFYTYLFSDKTVGESLFLSKEFARRNYHANDLTWANYALYGNPDFSMFVKERRSLNSAKILNPTAVLEFYPTPIAVAYSKLSKSDKSKSSGKNNILNLVKLFEAISQVVGMMVFSDHAAHAMNKSIPNNPDDAVSIRKWWELVYGCVWDFQKLKISSILEETLPVLHEQKETIFKIVGWMESWEKDEIKEEEIESYQIILQFFLENMLLEFAELERVNILLVSENQNPHFYFKGIKPAYLYPSSPGSKDKLQEQLSKHKGNLVLVHEGRKILIPFHTYVKEKKETGDLELVFNGLTLFVSGAAKN; encoded by the coding sequence ATGCTCTCCCTTATCATCGATAGAGTTGGTAACGTCAATATCTTCAATGTTTTGGAAGATAATCTTCCTGTAGAAGAATCCCATATACAATCCACGTTAGATGACGACCTAATTTTTGAATATTTAGGTGAAGTTGAAAGATTGGTTCATGTTTCCCAGTCGGTTCTTTCCAATCCGAACCAAATTCTGAATGCTGATATTCTGCAAGACTTGAAAGTGTTAGGTGAAACCTTTTACCAACAGTTTTTTCCTCTTTCCATTATTGAAAAATTAAAAAATACCTCCAAACATAGCATTCATTTTAATATTGATCCGGCACTCGCATTAGTTCCTTGGGAGCTTTTGCATGATGGAACTAGTTTTCTTTCCGATAAATTTCGCATTGGTAAAACCATTCGTGGAGGGTTACACCGTCCCACCAGGCATGAAAACCGAAAGATAAAGATGCTCATCATTGCCGATCCCACAGAAGACCTTCCTCATGCACAAAAAGAAGGGGAAGTTTTATTTTCTGTACTCAGCCAAAAGGTTCCTACACATCTTTTGGAATTAGAATTTATCGGTGGTAAACAAGTCACCAAACTTAAGTTACTTTCTCTTATTAAGGATAAACATATCATTCATTATTCGGGGCATCTTCATTTTTCGGATGATTCATTGGAAAATGGTTGGTTGTTATCTGACGGCAAAGTTTTAAAAGCAAGGGAAATCAAATCGACAGGAATCGATACAGATTTAGTATTTTCCAATTCTTGTATGTCTGCAAAATATGCAGGTAAAAAATTGAATACAAACATTATGAACCAATATGCAGGAGCATTTTTAACTGCAGGTATCAAAACCTTTGTCGGAACCAATTGGGAAATTTTAGACAACGAAAGAACAATTGATTTCACAGTTCGATTTTATACTTATTTGTTTTCGGATAAAACTGTAGGTGAGTCTTTGTTTTTGTCCAAAGAATTCGCAAGACGTAACTATCACGCCAACGATTTGACTTGGGCAAACTATGCATTGTACGGGAATCCAGATTTTTCAATGTTTGTCAAAGAAAGAAGAAGTTTGAATTCTGCAAAAATTTTAAATCCAACAGCAGTTTTGGAATTTTATCCCACACCCATTGCGGTCGCTTATTCAAAGTTATCTAAATCTGATAAATCAAAATCATCAGGTAAAAATAACATTTTAAATTTGGTTAAATTGTTTGAGGCCATCAGCCAAGTAGTGGGAATGATGGTGTTTAGTGACCATGCTGCCCATGCAATGAACAAATCAATCCCGAATAACCCTGATGATGCGGTATCGATCCGTAAATGGTGGGAGTTGGTTTATGGTTGTGTTTGGGATTTTCAAAAATTAAAAATCTCTAGTATTTTGGAAGAAACTTTGCCTGTTCTACATGAACAAAAGGAAACCATTTTCAAAATTGTGGGATGGATGGAATCTTGGGAAAAAGATGAAATCAAAGAAGAAGAAATTGAGTCTTACCAAATCATTTTGCAGTTTTTTTTAGAAAATATGTTACTTGAGTTTGCGGAACTGGAACGAGTCAATATCCTTTTAGTTTCTGAAAATCAAAACCCACATTTTTATTTTAAAGGAATCAAACCTGCTTATTTGTATCCATCTTCCCCTGGTTCCAAAGATAAATTACAAGAACAACTTTCTAAACATAAAGGAAATCTTGTTTTGGTTCATGAAGGCCGAAAAATTTTGATTCCTTTCCATACTTATGTTAAGGAAAAAAAAGAAACGGGAGATTTGGAACTTGTGTTTAACGGTCTCACCCTTTTTGTTTCTGGAGCCGCGAAGAATTGA
- a CDS encoding sigma-70 family RNA polymerase sigma factor, which produces MKLTSHTNEEILEIVKACGAGDQKSLQTFFDIYSQDIYNFPIRVFHLSEDDASDYYIYAFERLKTGKRFKSFVGKSSFKTWFFSVLRNLLIDWQRTKREVKTQTVSKVNKDGKEYSTIEDEPDKRSEALALAVDVSDQFNSVLSTIKIENRVVFKLSFVYYLHLDPEEIRFIAEKTNRSDEEIRIEVLRLREELSSREEENLKMEDKITSLYLNILDLKEQKKSKAQGDSVEALYYKERLDHALAKKYEQRKKLIEKKQKGHFLVRTPYREIARILGISEGGVSVTLLRVLEKMQKKMHSMAGEA; this is translated from the coding sequence ATGAAACTGACTTCTCATACCAACGAAGAAATTTTAGAAATTGTTAAGGCCTGCGGTGCTGGTGACCAAAAGTCGCTACAAACGTTTTTTGACATCTATTCACAAGATATTTATAATTTCCCCATCCGTGTTTTCCACTTAAGCGAGGACGATGCATCCGATTATTATATTTATGCATTCGAACGCCTAAAAACCGGGAAACGGTTCAAAAGTTTTGTGGGAAAATCCAGCTTCAAAACTTGGTTTTTTTCAGTTCTCAGAAATTTACTCATCGATTGGCAGCGCACAAAACGAGAAGTCAAAACCCAAACTGTATCCAAAGTCAATAAAGATGGGAAAGAATACAGCACCATCGAAGACGAACCGGACAAAAGGTCAGAAGCGCTGGCTTTGGCAGTGGATGTTTCCGACCAATTTAATTCGGTATTATCCACAATCAAAATTGAGAACCGTGTGGTGTTCAAACTGTCCTTTGTTTATTACCTCCATTTGGATCCGGAAGAGATCCGATTCATTGCGGAGAAAACAAATCGTTCGGATGAAGAAATCCGCATCGAAGTTCTCAGGCTCCGTGAGGAACTTTCTAGCCGCGAAGAAGAAAACTTAAAGATGGAAGATAAAATCACTTCTTTGTATTTGAATATTCTGGATTTGAAGGAACAAAAAAAATCCAAAGCCCAGGGAGATTCCGTAGAAGCACTATATTATAAAGAACGATTGGACCATGCATTGGCCAAAAAGTATGAGCAAAGGAAGAAACTCATCGAGAAAAAACAAAAAGGGCACTTCCTTGTCCGCACCCCTTACCGCGAAATTGCCCGAATCTTAGGGATTTCCGAGGGTGGGGTCAGTGTCACCTTGCTCCGAGTTCTGGAAAAAATGCAAAAAAAAATGCATTCGATGGCTGGAGAGGCGTAA
- a CDS encoding M23 family metallopeptidase, whose product MRSIVVVFGLLASFIFAEEPVSETKPEFVWPIQGLDLPALITSTFGESRKDHFHNGLDISSVLQPVKSMSQGFILYSRYAEDDPFEEERGSGNIVWVAHKSGYVSGYYHLGGTRNETVRTGKQISAGDTIGISGNTGHSTGGHLHFVLGKDYGKTLLDPLAYLPAVEDTMPPQIANLFIHVGENFTNLNDGDNINVSKAFPLTVSIIDGGVKNSQRRGVKDVKFLFNGEAYKQANFSSLRFEEGKWKTKEGHSFDDLFFKDRYLVGILNLKAGENTIKVQTKDFSGKESERSFSINITRISGGN is encoded by the coding sequence ATGAGAAGTATTGTTGTAGTCTTCGGTCTCTTGGCAAGTTTTATTTTCGCAGAAGAACCTGTATCCGAAACAAAACCCGAGTTCGTTTGGCCCATCCAGGGTTTGGATTTGCCAGCTCTCATCACGAGTACTTTTGGGGAATCAAGAAAGGATCATTTTCACAATGGTCTGGATATTTCTTCGGTTTTACAACCCGTCAAAAGTATGAGCCAGGGTTTCATTCTATACTCCCGTTATGCGGAAGATGATCCCTTTGAAGAGGAGAGAGGTTCGGGAAATATTGTCTGGGTGGCACATAAAAGCGGTTATGTGAGTGGTTATTACCATCTTGGGGGCACTAGGAATGAGACAGTAAGAACCGGCAAACAGATATCTGCTGGTGATACCATTGGAATCTCTGGAAACACAGGCCATTCGACTGGGGGCCACTTACATTTTGTTTTAGGAAAGGACTATGGAAAAACCCTTCTAGATCCTTTGGCCTATCTCCCTGCGGTAGAAGACACGATGCCTCCACAAATTGCCAATCTCTTCATTCACGTAGGTGAAAACTTTACAAATTTAAATGATGGCGACAATATCAATGTTTCCAAGGCCTTTCCTCTTACGGTCAGTATCATTGACGGTGGTGTTAAAAATAGCCAACGCCGCGGTGTGAAAGATGTAAAATTTCTCTTCAATGGAGAGGCTTACAAACAAGCCAACTTTTCCTCGTTACGGTTTGAAGAAGGTAAATGGAAAACCAAAGAGGGACATAGTTTTGATGATTTGTTTTTTAAAGATCGTTATTTGGTAGGCATTCTGAATTTAAAAGCAGGAGAAAATACCATCAAAGTACAAACCAAAGATTTTAGTGGAAAAGAATCAGAAAGAAGTTTTAGCATCAACATTACAAGGATTAGTGGAGGAAATTAA
- a CDS encoding sigma-54 down-regulated protein — protein sequence MEQQVKDGLNFILGAVNTAKIEAEKAFSDINAGFQNLAAKGAQDQSEVSVNLRKYLQEGISQVETIIGKANTVVADAKAKVATVTSKA from the coding sequence ATGGAACAACAAGTAAAAGACGGATTAAACTTCATCCTAGGCGCAGTAAACACAGCAAAAATCGAAGCTGAAAAAGCTTTTTCTGATATCAATGCTGGATTTCAAAACCTAGCTGCTAAAGGCGCTCAAGACCAAAGCGAAGTTTCTGTAAATCTTAGAAAGTACCTTCAAGAAGGAATTTCTCAAGTAGAAACAATCATTGGAAAAGCAAACACTGTTGTAGCTGATGCAAAAGCAAAAGTAGCAACTGTTACATCTAAAGCTTAA
- the msrA gene encoding peptide-methionine (S)-S-oxide reductase MsrA produces the protein MTEKIILGGGCFWCTEAVYLRIPGIVSVKSGYAGGSTKNPTYKEICTGTTGHAEVIEIEFDPEIITYSKILEIFWASHDPTTLNRQGNDVGTQYRSVIFYLNEKQKELAVESKRKHAFMFPDPIVTEISPAPEFYPAEDYHQNYFSLNPQNPYCHYVIFPKLKKLGLNL, from the coding sequence ATGACGGAAAAGATAATTTTAGGTGGTGGATGTTTTTGGTGTACGGAGGCTGTGTATCTTAGAATACCCGGAATTGTTTCTGTAAAATCGGGATATGCAGGTGGATCGACCAAAAATCCAACATACAAAGAAATCTGTACGGGAACCACGGGTCATGCCGAGGTCATCGAGATTGAGTTTGATCCTGAGATCATTACCTATTCTAAAATTTTAGAAATCTTTTGGGCCTCTCATGATCCCACAACTCTCAACAGACAAGGAAATGATGTAGGGACACAATACCGTTCTGTGATATTCTATTTGAATGAAAAACAAAAAGAACTAGCAGTGGAGTCCAAACGAAAACATGCCTTTATGTTTCCTGATCCGATTGTGACAGAAATTTCTCCGGCACCGGAGTTTTATCCAGCGGAAGATTACCACCAAAACTATTTTAGTTTGAATCCGCAAAATCCCTACTGCCACTATGTGATTTTTCCCAAATTGAAAAAACTTGGGTTAAATCTGTAA